The Algoriphagus sanaruensis genome window below encodes:
- a CDS encoding ferritin-like domain-containing protein: MKNELFKPEGLIQKADRRQFLKLGSLTVAGAGLLMMGCKDDEEMMPTMPGMVSLGSGDLGILNYAYALEQLEAAFYAEVMKGGYFANASAEEKIIMGDLEKHERAHREFFKVALGSNAIADLEVDFSSIDFSSRNSVLSAAKTFEDLGVAAYNGAGQFLESADLLLIAGKIVSVEARHAAAIRDLINPNSVDFAGDDLIDANGLERTLNFQQVLTAASAFVKTEIDFSQLPS; this comes from the coding sequence ATGAAAAATGAACTTTTCAAGCCGGAAGGTTTGATTCAAAAAGCAGACAGACGGCAGTTTCTCAAACTGGGCTCGCTGACTGTTGCAGGTGCTGGTCTATTGATGATGGGCTGTAAAGATGATGAGGAGATGATGCCCACTATGCCGGGAATGGTAAGCTTGGGATCTGGTGACCTTGGTATTTTGAATTATGCCTATGCCTTGGAGCAACTCGAGGCTGCTTTTTATGCTGAAGTTATGAAGGGTGGATATTTCGCAAATGCATCAGCTGAAGAGAAAATCATTATGGGGGATTTGGAAAAGCACGAACGCGCTCACCGAGAGTTCTTCAAGGTTGCACTAGGTTCAAATGCAATCGCAGACTTGGAGGTTGATTTCAGTAGCATTGATTTCAGTAGCCGAAATTCCGTGCTATCAGCCGCTAAGACCTTTGAGGATTTGGGGGTGGCAGCCTACAATGGAGCTGGGCAGTTTCTCGAAAGTGCCGATTTACTACTTATAGCTGGAAAAATTGTATCGGTAGAGGCAAGGCATGCCGCTGCGATTCGGGATTTGATTAATCCAAATTCGGTGGATTTTGCAGGAGATGATCTCATTGATGCAAATGGTCTGGAGCGAACGTTGAATTTTCAGCAGGTGCTTACCGCTGCCAGTGCCTTTGTCAAAACTGAAATTGATTTCAGTCAACTTCCAAGCTAA
- a CDS encoding pentapeptide repeat-containing protein, producing the protein MPYFSDQTFQTLNAADFQIGEYDSCSFVSCNFSNINFHGASFENCSFKDCDLSNAKVSGVSFQQVKFERCKILGVHFNSANPFLLEFNFQNCQLDYCNFFNLQLKKSIFQNCRLLEVDFSQTDLSGVSFVGSDLSGTVFDRTNLEKADFREAIHYRLDPETNKIKGAKFDLEGLPGLLGKWGIKIG; encoded by the coding sequence ATGCCTTACTTCTCCGACCAAACATTCCAAACCTTAAACGCTGCTGATTTTCAGATTGGGGAGTATGATTCCTGTTCGTTTGTAAGCTGCAATTTCTCCAACATCAATTTTCATGGAGCAAGTTTTGAGAATTGTTCTTTCAAAGATTGCGACTTGAGCAACGCCAAAGTTTCTGGAGTAAGCTTTCAACAAGTCAAGTTTGAGCGGTGCAAAATCCTTGGAGTTCACTTCAACTCAGCTAATCCTTTCCTATTGGAATTCAACTTCCAAAACTGCCAATTGGACTACTGCAACTTTTTCAACCTCCAACTCAAAAAATCCATTTTTCAAAACTGCCGACTCCTTGAAGTAGACTTCTCCCAAACCGATCTTAGTGGAGTAAGTTTTGTAGGCTCGGATCTCAGCGGAACTGTCTTTGATCGCACCAATCTGGAAAAAGCTGATTTCAGGGAAGCCATCCACTACCGCCTAGACCCTGAAACCAACAAAATCAAAGGTGCCAAATTTGATCTGGAAGGATTACCGGGATTGTTGGGAAAGTGGGGGATTAAGATTGGATAA
- a CDS encoding fructose-6-phosphate aldolase — protein sequence MYIIKVKGKAKIPDYIQIRDENFVLVAYFRADRPLKSVEKFGLEGKEEKLEELIKNLPFGKLQKLDL from the coding sequence ATGTACATCATCAAAGTAAAAGGCAAAGCAAAAATCCCTGATTACATTCAGATTCGTGACGAAAACTTCGTCCTAGTAGCCTATTTCAGAGCCGATCGCCCGTTAAAAAGCGTGGAAAAATTTGGACTCGAAGGAAAGGAAGAAAAGCTGGAAGAACTGATCAAAAATCTTCCTTTTGGCAAACTTCAAAAGCTAGATTTATAA
- a CDS encoding ferritin-like domain-containing protein — MNLMKLLDSICPDTRNTTETDQFYSRREAFRLFGDFSKKVVLAAVPVSILNAIPTVAKASTESIIGVLNYALTLEHLEYRYYQNGLDSGIIDSADRPIFQKIRDHELAHVNFLTEVIGNVLNGTPVAEPSFDFTAGGNFMPFEDYPTFLALAQAFEDTGVRAYKGQATNVMESDVVLTAALSIHSVEARHASMVRRLRTKKGQDTVKGWITNNNIGTLPAAASGIYAGEENVSHAGVNVVNLTGIDREAVSEGWDEPLTMEQTLGIASLFLSDSN; from the coding sequence ATGAACTTGATGAAACTTCTGGACAGTATTTGTCCTGACACTAGAAATACAACAGAAACAGACCAATTTTATTCCCGACGGGAAGCCTTCAGGCTATTTGGTGATTTTAGTAAAAAAGTGGTGCTTGCAGCCGTGCCGGTTTCAATTTTAAATGCCATTCCTACAGTAGCAAAAGCAAGTACTGAATCCATTATCGGCGTACTGAATTATGCCTTGACGTTGGAGCATCTCGAATATCGATACTACCAGAATGGCTTGGATTCGGGAATAATAGATTCGGCGGATCGTCCGATTTTTCAAAAAATCCGAGATCATGAATTAGCTCATGTCAACTTTTTGACTGAAGTGATTGGGAATGTACTCAACGGAACCCCCGTTGCTGAGCCTTCATTTGATTTTACTGCTGGGGGGAATTTTATGCCATTTGAAGATTATCCGACTTTCCTTGCCTTGGCCCAAGCTTTTGAAGACACAGGAGTCAGAGCGTACAAAGGACAAGCCACTAATGTGATGGAAAGTGATGTGGTGCTGACAGCGGCTTTGTCCATTCATTCGGTGGAGGCTCGACACGCATCGATGGTTAGAAGATTACGAACCAAAAAAGGCCAGGATACGGTGAAGGGCTGGATTACCAACAATAACATAGGTACGCTCCCTGCTGCAGCTTCAGGAATCTACGCAGGGGAGGAAAATGTCAGTCATGCCGGCGTCAATGTAGTCAACTTGACGGGTATTGATCGTGAGGCGGTGTCTGAAGGATGGGATGAGCCCTTGACTATGGAACAAACCTTGGGTATTGCAAGCTTATTTTTAAGCGACTCCAATTAA
- a CDS encoding S41 family peptidase, whose amino-acid sequence MKKSSLLLGLFIVLFSFSCQKDPELPQVDPSSSAAANRWIYDVMKQVYLWLDNLGTPISENSDPEDYFEALLYRPTDRFSVIYPDYQELINSLNGINLEAGYEFTLYRESQNNSNVFAEITYIKKNSPASLVDLKRGDIVNQINGTQITLDNYRELLGKISAQHSLTYSRFDEGQGGFVSKGEISLTPVQLAENPNFLDSVYTINGEKIGYVVYHFFAPGPGENSPAYDNEMDQIFADFKAQGIQHLIVDFRYNGGGFVSSAVNLASLIAPGVSSTSIFSKTKYNSFITENVESLRNVQTPFKSKPQNLGPILEGNRVYILTSSRTASASELIINGLKPYMDVFIIGDVTTGKNVGSIPFEDEENPSNKYGILPIVSQSFNSLDQSDYTTGFQPNISAKESAERLRPLGDVNEQLLRKAIEQITGIPSGARVQQLDRVDLASTLDRKTRSGRMIDRYRIQ is encoded by the coding sequence ATGAAAAAGTCTTCGCTCCTCTTGGGCCTTTTTATCGTTCTTTTTTCTTTTTCATGTCAAAAGGATCCCGAACTCCCTCAGGTGGATCCATCCTCTAGCGCTGCTGCTAATCGATGGATCTATGATGTGATGAAGCAGGTTTACCTTTGGTTGGATAATCTAGGAACTCCAATCTCTGAAAACTCAGATCCTGAGGATTACTTCGAGGCTTTACTTTATAGACCGACCGACCGATTTTCAGTGATTTATCCGGATTACCAAGAGTTGATCAATTCTTTGAATGGCATCAATCTCGAAGCTGGGTATGAATTTACCCTTTATCGAGAAAGCCAAAACAACTCAAATGTATTCGCAGAAATCACCTATATCAAAAAGAACAGTCCAGCATCTTTGGTGGATTTGAAGCGAGGAGATATTGTCAATCAAATCAATGGAACACAGATTACCTTAGACAATTACCGGGAGCTCCTTGGGAAAATTTCAGCTCAACATAGCTTGACCTATTCAAGATTTGATGAAGGGCAAGGAGGTTTTGTATCCAAAGGAGAAATTTCACTAACGCCTGTTCAATTAGCTGAAAATCCCAATTTTCTAGATTCTGTCTACACCATCAATGGAGAGAAAATCGGGTATGTGGTCTATCATTTCTTTGCTCCCGGACCAGGAGAAAACTCTCCTGCGTATGACAATGAAATGGACCAAATTTTTGCAGATTTTAAAGCCCAAGGTATTCAGCATTTAATTGTGGACTTCCGATATAACGGAGGTGGATTTGTCTCCTCGGCAGTCAATCTCGCTAGTTTGATCGCTCCTGGGGTGAGCAGCACTAGCATTTTTTCCAAAACCAAATACAACAGTTTTATCACCGAAAATGTGGAATCCCTTCGAAATGTTCAAACTCCATTTAAATCTAAACCACAGAATCTAGGTCCGATCTTGGAAGGAAACCGAGTTTATATTTTAACCTCGTCTAGAACTGCTTCTGCATCTGAATTGATCATTAATGGACTTAAACCTTACATGGATGTTTTCATCATAGGTGATGTGACCACGGGTAAAAATGTAGGTTCCATTCCTTTCGAGGATGAGGAAAATCCTTCAAACAAATATGGAATATTGCCCATCGTATCACAAAGTTTTAATAGTCTAGATCAATCTGACTATACGACTGGCTTCCAACCTAACATTTCTGCGAAAGAGTCCGCAGAGAGACTTCGTCCTTTAGGCGATGTGAATGAACAATTACTTCGAAAAGCAATCGAACAAATCACTGGAATACCATCTGGAGCGCGAGTTCAGCAGCTCGATCGAGTAGATTTGGCCAGTACGCTAGACCGAAAAACCAGATCAGGAAGGATGATAGATCGGTATCGAATTCAATAA
- a CDS encoding cell division ATP-binding protein FtsE, with amino-acid sequence MDFSTQPVLQVSQATIFQGENPVLLDVNFSVEQHEFVFLIGRTGSGKSSLLKTLYADLPLKTGRVEIAGYHLEKIKTKEVPYLRRKIGIIFQDFQLFTDRSVQENLAFVLKATGWKDNVQIKNRISEVLLQVGLAEALTKMPHQLSGGEQQRIVIARALLNNPSILLADEPTGNLDPDVADGIFKLFQEINKQGTAILMATHNHELLRKFPYRVLKCEKGKLLDSQVHDVSFGSSF; translated from the coding sequence ATGGATTTCAGTACTCAGCCTGTGCTGCAGGTATCCCAAGCCACCATTTTCCAAGGAGAGAATCCTGTTCTTTTGGATGTGAATTTTTCAGTGGAGCAGCATGAGTTTGTTTTTTTGATCGGACGCACGGGTAGTGGCAAGAGTTCACTTCTCAAAACGCTCTATGCAGATCTCCCTCTTAAAACGGGAAGGGTGGAAATTGCAGGGTATCATCTCGAAAAAATCAAAACCAAGGAAGTTCCTTACCTCAGAAGAAAAATCGGAATCATCTTTCAGGATTTCCAATTATTTACCGACCGTTCAGTTCAGGAAAACTTGGCCTTTGTCTTGAAAGCTACCGGTTGGAAAGATAATGTTCAAATCAAAAACCGAATCAGCGAGGTACTTCTTCAGGTCGGACTCGCAGAAGCATTGACAAAAATGCCGCATCAACTTTCGGGAGGCGAGCAACAACGAATCGTTATTGCCAGAGCCTTGCTCAACAATCCTTCAATCCTATTGGCGGACGAACCTACCGGAAACTTGGATCCAGATGTGGCAGATGGAATTTTTAAGCTTTTCCAAGAAATCAATAAACAAGGCACAGCAATTTTAATGGCAACCCATAACCATGAATTGCTCCGGAAATTTCCCTATCGAGTGTTAAAATGTGAAAAAGGAAAACTGCTTGACAGTCAAGTCCACGACGTTTCGTTTGGCTCTTCCTTTTAA
- a CDS encoding creatininase family protein — MKLLLTSLCFFAFFSISAQTPSTREMDRINWMEFAEFVPGKINTVLLPTGTLEPHGVVNNGADNTAPYAMAKAIANDLNALIAPTLNYGITGSMAAYPGAFQITEEAYAPFIKDILKGLAKNKFKNIIILNGHGGGQTAVLQKIAAEVANELGVRTLVINWWSYASDVTLEVFKEDGGHAGLNETAYIQAIDPTLVHKERYNPDQATAYPKTGTWSAVPFPSSIGLYQEGQGYPNFDEKQAKEYFEKVNAKVLKLIQETIRKWDLAGL; from the coding sequence ATGAAACTACTTCTTACAAGCCTTTGCTTTTTTGCCTTCTTCTCAATTTCCGCTCAAACTCCCTCCACTCGGGAAATGGATCGAATCAATTGGATGGAATTTGCAGAATTTGTCCCAGGAAAAATCAATACAGTGCTGCTACCAACTGGGACCCTAGAACCTCATGGAGTAGTGAACAACGGAGCCGATAACACCGCTCCTTATGCAATGGCTAAAGCAATAGCGAATGATCTCAATGCGTTGATCGCTCCAACGCTTAATTATGGAATTACTGGTTCGATGGCTGCTTATCCCGGAGCATTTCAAATCACCGAAGAAGCTTATGCTCCTTTTATCAAGGATATTTTAAAAGGTTTAGCAAAAAATAAGTTCAAAAATATCATCATCCTCAACGGCCATGGAGGAGGACAAACAGCAGTTTTGCAAAAAATTGCTGCTGAAGTGGCGAATGAGCTTGGGGTCAGAACCCTTGTGATCAATTGGTGGTCTTATGCTTCGGATGTGACTTTGGAAGTCTTCAAAGAAGATGGAGGGCATGCCGGGCTTAATGAAACAGCTTATATCCAAGCAATTGACCCCACTTTGGTTCATAAAGAAAGATATAACCCTGATCAAGCCACTGCCTATCCCAAAACTGGAACTTGGTCGGCCGTCCCCTTTCCTTCTTCCATAGGATTGTATCAGGAAGGTCAGGGCTATCCGAATTTTGATGAAAAGCAGGCTAAGGAATACTTTGAAAAGGTCAATGCAAAAGTGCTGAAGCTGATTCAGGAGACGATCCGGAAGTGGGATTTGGCAGGATTGTAG
- a CDS encoding M28 family metallopeptidase, whose amino-acid sequence MKNHLFLVSGLVFSLLGCQEKISHYQIQLSDIEPNLITLASDEFLGRMPFTEGETITTQFLEQEFKTLGLEPGNGDSYFQDVPMVSITTLPSQTMEFKSPNQQLSAEGLKDFVIWTQRTDSLITIQNAEVVFAGFGIVAPEYGWNDYKNLDVKGKIVVVLVNDPGFGTEDASLFKGNTMTYYGRWTYKYEEAARQGALGCLIVHNTIPAGYGFNVIQNSWNNAKLYLDDRGKEPYKLGFEGWITLPTANKLFEMSGKKESELLAKARKAEFEAIPLGVDLSVSMNVKATYNSSKNVVAKLTGKSRPEEYIIYSAHWDHFGIGKPDETGDSIYNGALDNASGTAALIALAKAFKTDGAPDRTVVFLSVTAEEQGLWGSAYYAQNPIYPKEKTVANINMDGINPYGKMKDVSIIGVGQSEMEDLLNVELEKLGRYSAPEPNPVAGYYFRSDHFNFAKIGIPALYFGTGIDHFEKGKEYGKQLQEDYTANYYHKPNEEYDPSRWNLEGAVDDVQLLYNVGKSLANSEKWPQWKDGSEFKAVREGYMKR is encoded by the coding sequence ATGAAAAATCACCTCTTTCTTGTATCCGGACTGGTTTTTTCTCTGCTGGGATGCCAAGAGAAAATTAGCCATTATCAAATTCAGCTCAGTGATATTGAACCCAACCTGATCACGCTCGCCTCTGATGAATTTCTGGGGAGAATGCCATTCACGGAAGGTGAGACCATCACCACGCAGTTTTTGGAACAGGAATTTAAAACACTAGGCCTCGAGCCTGGAAACGGAGATTCGTATTTTCAAGATGTTCCGATGGTTTCCATTACGACACTTCCCTCTCAAACCATGGAATTTAAATCTCCAAATCAACAGCTCTCAGCAGAAGGATTGAAAGATTTTGTCATTTGGACTCAACGAACCGATAGTCTAATTACCATCCAAAATGCAGAGGTAGTCTTTGCAGGATTTGGAATCGTGGCTCCTGAGTATGGTTGGAATGACTATAAAAACTTGGATGTCAAAGGTAAAATCGTGGTCGTTTTGGTAAATGATCCGGGTTTTGGGACCGAGGATGCTTCTTTGTTTAAGGGAAATACGATGACTTATTATGGTCGATGGACTTACAAATACGAAGAAGCTGCAAGGCAAGGGGCTTTGGGATGTTTGATTGTTCATAATACCATTCCTGCAGGGTATGGCTTCAACGTCATTCAAAATAGTTGGAATAATGCCAAGCTATATCTGGATGATCGGGGGAAGGAACCCTATAAGTTGGGCTTCGAAGGGTGGATCACCCTACCTACCGCCAATAAGCTTTTTGAAATGTCAGGAAAGAAGGAATCTGAACTTTTGGCAAAAGCGAGAAAAGCAGAATTTGAAGCGATTCCTCTAGGCGTAGATCTTTCAGTTTCCATGAATGTTAAAGCTACCTACAATTCATCAAAGAATGTTGTGGCAAAACTGACCGGGAAATCTCGACCTGAAGAATATATTATTTATTCAGCTCACTGGGATCATTTCGGAATTGGAAAGCCAGATGAAACTGGAGATAGCATCTACAATGGGGCATTGGATAATGCATCCGGAACAGCTGCTTTGATTGCCCTAGCCAAGGCCTTTAAAACAGACGGAGCCCCTGATCGCACCGTTGTTTTTCTATCTGTAACCGCGGAAGAACAAGGACTTTGGGGTTCGGCATACTATGCTCAAAATCCAATTTACCCGAAAGAAAAGACTGTGGCCAATATCAATATGGACGGAATTAATCCCTATGGAAAGATGAAAGATGTTTCGATTATTGGGGTTGGTCAATCTGAAATGGAAGATTTGTTGAACGTAGAACTTGAAAAATTAGGTCGATACAGCGCTCCTGAACCCAATCCAGTAGCAGGGTATTATTTCCGATCTGATCATTTCAATTTTGCTAAAATCGGAATTCCCGCCTTGTATTTTGGAACAGGCATTGATCATTTCGAAAAAGGAAAGGAATATGGAAAACAACTTCAGGAGGACTATACAGCTAATTACTACCATAAGCCCAATGAAGAATACGATCCGTCACGTTGGAATTTAGAAGGAGCAGTTGATGATGTTCAATTGCTGTACAATGTGGGCAAGAGCCTCGCAAACTCCGAAAAATGGCCACAATGGAAAGATGGCTCTGAGTTTAAAGCAGTGAGAGAAGGGTATATGAAGAGGTAA
- a CDS encoding S8 family serine peptidase, with translation MRKEQLLAGTKKLVWAAALTAGIIACQPEENPLVDSTSALEFVKYQNGDIIPGKYIVVLHSTGLNQRKDMSYESVQASMRKSSSDLLAKYRIAEASIDQVYGSTIEGFAVSMNAEQAEVLAKDPAVKYIEPDRVISIAQKGSKRPGGGGGTAPAQVTPWGITRVGGFSNYSGSNKAYVIDSGIDLDHPDLNVAPYGFNGTSGRDAKSLDDGNGHGTHVAGTIAAKNNIIGVVGVAAGALVVPVKVLGATGSGSTSGVIAGVNYVGANGQSGDVANMSLGGGVSSALDQAVIIASSRVKFSLAAGNESTDANSTSPARVNGTNIYTISAMDSADRLASFSNYGNPPVDFAAPGVAIQSTYKGGGYASLSGTSMAAPHVAGILLLGSINSDGTIAGDKDSTPDAIAVR, from the coding sequence ATGAGAAAAGAACAATTGCTAGCTGGAACAAAGAAATTGGTTTGGGCAGCGGCTCTGACAGCAGGGATTATAGCCTGTCAGCCAGAAGAAAATCCATTGGTAGACAGCACGTCTGCACTCGAGTTCGTCAAATACCAAAATGGCGACATTATCCCTGGTAAGTACATCGTTGTGCTTCATTCTACTGGGCTCAATCAGCGCAAAGACATGAGCTACGAGTCAGTCCAAGCTTCTATGCGAAAGTCAAGCAGCGATCTCCTGGCCAAATACCGAATTGCTGAAGCAAGTATTGATCAAGTTTATGGAAGTACGATTGAAGGATTTGCTGTTTCGATGAATGCGGAACAAGCAGAAGTACTGGCGAAAGACCCAGCAGTAAAATATATCGAGCCTGATCGAGTAATCTCAATTGCTCAAAAAGGAAGCAAAAGGCCTGGAGGAGGTGGAGGAACCGCTCCCGCTCAAGTAACGCCCTGGGGAATCACTCGTGTAGGTGGATTTTCAAACTATTCTGGTTCAAATAAAGCGTATGTTATTGATTCAGGAATTGACCTAGATCACCCTGACTTGAACGTGGCCCCTTATGGATTCAATGGAACATCCGGGAGAGACGCCAAATCACTCGATGATGGAAACGGGCACGGAACTCACGTAGCAGGAACAATCGCTGCTAAAAATAATATAATCGGAGTTGTAGGCGTAGCAGCAGGAGCACTTGTAGTTCCTGTCAAGGTACTTGGTGCTACTGGATCTGGCTCTACTTCAGGTGTCATTGCCGGAGTTAACTATGTAGGAGCAAACGGACAATCAGGTGATGTCGCTAATATGAGCCTTGGTGGGGGAGTCTCATCAGCATTAGATCAGGCTGTAATTATTGCATCAAGTCGTGTAAAATTTTCATTAGCAGCGGGAAACGAAAGTACTGATGCTAATAGTACATCTCCTGCAAGAGTAAATGGAACGAATATTTATACTATATCAGCTATGGATTCAGCTGATAGGCTAGCTTCCTTCTCAAACTATGGTAATCCTCCAGTTGATTTCGCAGCCCCAGGTGTAGCGATTCAATCTACCTATAAAGGTGGTGGATATGCTTCGTTAAGTGGAACATCCATGGCTGCGCCACATGTAGCTGGAATTTTGCTTTTGGGCTCTATAAATAGTGACGGAACAATCGCTGGAGATAAAGACAGCACTCCTGACGCAATAGCTGTTAGATAA
- the fsa gene encoding fructose-6-phosphate aldolase: MKFFIDTANLSEIREAYDLGVLDGVTTNPSLMAKEGITGDENVMAHYKAICDIVDDKVSAEVITTDFEGMIREGKELAKIDDKIVVKIPMIKDGVKALKYFKSEGIRTNCTLIFSSGQALLAAKAGASYVSPFIGRLDDISYDGLELISQIVHIYQNYGYETEVLAASVRHTMHLIKCAEIGADVVTCPLKVITGLLKHPLTDSGLAQFLADHAKAAGK; encoded by the coding sequence ATGAAGTTCTTTATTGACACCGCCAACCTGAGTGAAATTCGCGAAGCCTATGATCTTGGCGTTTTGGATGGCGTGACTACCAATCCTTCCTTGATGGCTAAAGAAGGCATCACTGGAGATGAAAATGTAATGGCTCACTACAAAGCAATCTGTGATATTGTGGATGACAAAGTAAGTGCAGAAGTGATCACCACTGATTTCGAAGGAATGATTCGCGAAGGCAAAGAACTTGCTAAAATCGATGATAAAATCGTCGTAAAAATCCCAATGATCAAAGATGGTGTGAAGGCATTGAAATATTTCAAAAGTGAGGGAATCCGCACAAACTGCACCCTTATTTTCTCCTCAGGCCAGGCACTTTTGGCAGCAAAAGCTGGAGCATCCTATGTTTCTCCATTTATCGGTCGATTAGATGACATTTCTTATGATGGTTTGGAACTGATTTCTCAAATAGTTCACATTTATCAAAACTATGGATACGAAACAGAGGTTTTAGCAGCATCCGTTCGTCATACCATGCACCTGATCAAATGTGCTGAGATTGGAGCTGACGTAGTAACCTGTCCACTCAAAGTGATCACAGGATTGCTGAAGCATCCACTTACCGATTCAGGCTTGGCACAATTTCTTGCGGATCACGCGAAAGCCGCTGGTAAATAA